TCACCACAACATATGTGCTGAATGTTGCGGAAAAACTGTATGAGGACGCACCAGCGGAGGATGAAGATCCATTTAACTCGGCAGTTAATCCAAAACGCAATACGATTAAGCCTGGCGAGATATGGAGCTGGGGCGAGGGCACTATGGAATAGCGGAGGAGCAGAATGAAAAACAGGATAATAATGCGCAGGAGATTAAACTGCAATAATTCCGGTTCAACAATGGTTGAAATTCTGGTTGCTTTCATGGTTGTGATGCTGCTGATCGTATTGTTCACGAAAGTGATCACTGTTTCAGGAAGTATTCTGATGAAATCGCACGGCAAAATTGAAGAAACGCAGACATTTAACGAGAATTACTACAAAGTATCATCGCAGAATGCACGTGATAAAGACCGATATCAGTCACTGGAATTTAATCTTGAGATAGACACTGAGGAAACGGATGATAAAAATAAAGCGGATATGGTCAGCCTGCCGCTGGAGTTTGCGTTGCTGCAGGTTTATGAAGATGCGGAAACAGGTCTCAAGATGTATTCATTTACGACCGAAGAAGAATCGTCTGTGGGAGAGTGATCATGAAACAGGAAAGACGGAGATGGAGATCGAAGCTGAAAAATAAAAGTGGTGTTACTCTGATTGAGCTGGTAGTGGCGTTTGCACTGCTGGGTCTGTTTATTGCGGTTTCCTGTCAGGTGATTTCTAACTCATTAAATGTCTATTATCATATTAAAGGTCTTACCTACGGACAGCAGGTGTCGGACACTCTTCTGGAAAAGATTTCCGGTGAGATAGAAGGGGCACATCCGAGTATTTTAGGCGTCAATGAGGATAAAACACTGAGAATTTATGAAAACGGTGCCGTAATTGAGCTTTATGACCGGACGCAAAGCCATATATGCATAACATCGTCTCATTCATATGATAAAATTCATAATCTGGACAGAAGTATAGAGAAGGAGACTGATCAGGAAAACTTATTAGTGATACATTATTATGCAGTCAATAGATATGAGGCGGTAAACTGGACATTTGACAAGAATTTCTACATGGGATATGAAATTGAGAAACTTACGTTCTCACAGGCTGATCCGGAAGGAATTGAGTATCCAAAAAATATCATAAAAATAGATTTAACGCTAACCTGCAAAAAATACGGAAGTTACCACTCTACCCGGTATGTGGAATGCTATAATTTTGTTTCGGATTCTGATTTTGATAAGATCTATGATGACAGTTCGCCTGAAAATCCTGAGGCGACACCCGATACAACGCCAGAAGTGACGCCGGATACAACACCTGAGATATCGCCGGAAGTAACATCAACACCGGAACCATGGAATAAGAAATTTTCAGACTACACGGATGATGAAAATGATCTGGTTCAGGCAATTCATAAGTATTTTAATGGCAGTTATCAGGAAATTCCGGTGAAGGTGGGGGTCGATGAGAGCGATAACAGAACATCAACAATATATGCCTGGATATCGGAGTCAGGTAAAAATTCATATGTTGCCATTTACCATGATGGAGTCGACATGGATAAACAAGAATTACAAACCTGGGGAGAATCACTTGCAGCGGTTGGTAATCATACAAAGGTAATAGGCATCAGCGGTCCTGTCATGGAAGATACTGATGATGGAAATCAACTGCTCGATGCACTCGGCGGTGATTTTGCCAAGAAATATAAAAAGCCGGAACTGTATTTTGATACTGAGCGAAAAAAACTAATGGCTGTGAAGTACGGCGATCATAAAGGAAACGAAGAGCAATGGGGATATTTCAACGGCTATACGGCTGAAGACGTCAGCAGAATAACCGGAAGCAGCTGACAGGAAAGATGATAGACAGGAAGATACCCTGAATATCATCTTTTTCCGTTGCTGCAAATAAATTCAGGGAAAGAGGTCACACGATGGAGAAAAAGCTCAGGGGAAGAGTCAGTGAAGAAGGCCTGCTGTATGATTTTCTGTCAGGAAATCTGGGGCTGACGAAACGTGAGATCAGCCAGGCAAAATTCCGCACGGATGGAGTCTGTGTGAACGGCAGACGGGCGAGGGTCACCGCCATGCTGCAAGCAGGAGACGTTGTGGAAGTTAAACTGGAAGAAGCAGAAACTCAGTCGGGCCATCTGGTTCCATATGCGGGCAAACCGGATATTCTGTATGAGGATGAGGACATTCTGCTGGTGAATAAACCGGCGGGAGTCGTGGTGCATCCTTCGCATGGTCATTATTCAGATTCCCTGGCAAACATGCTGGTGCAATACTTCATGGAAAAGGGCGAGCAGGTAAAGATACGTTCTGTCGGCAGACTGGACAAGGAGACATCCGGAATTGTCGTTTTTGCAAAAAATCAGGCGGCAGCCGGTCGACTGGCACGTCAGAGAGAGCTGGGTCAGTTCAAAAAGGAATACTTTGCGCTTGTCCATGGAGTGCCGGAACAACGAACAGGAAGCATCCGGACGGGTATTGCCGGGGTCCCCGGATCGTTGATGAAAATGATGGTTACAGAAACGGGAAAACATGCGGTAACACATTACGCGGTACAGGAAACGTTTGGGGGCTTTTCGGCTGTACGGGTCTTGCTTGAGACGGGGAGGACGCATCAGATCCGCGTCCACATGGCCTCCATAGGTCATGCGCTCCTGGGAGACAAGATTTATGGTGCGGAGTGCGGCGGGATAGAGCGCGCGGCTCTGCACGCGTACCGGGTTAAGCTGATGCAGCCGTTTTCCGGGGAGGAAATCCGTATAAAAGCGGAAATGCCGGAAGATATGAGGAAAAAGATGAATCAAAATGTCGCAAAATAATAAATTTTGTGAAATACAGATGATATATATAATAATATACAATGACTCAGCAAAAATATCAAGTTTTACTGGTAAATTATGGTAATACTTCCAAACATATGGTAAAAAACCGCGG
The Ruminococcus gauvreauii genome window above contains:
- a CDS encoding prepilin-type N-terminal cleavage/methylation domain-containing protein, which translates into the protein MKQERRRWRSKLKNKSGVTLIELVVAFALLGLFIAVSCQVISNSLNVYYHIKGLTYGQQVSDTLLEKISGEIEGAHPSILGVNEDKTLRIYENGAVIELYDRTQSHICITSSHSYDKIHNLDRSIEKETDQENLLVIHYYAVNRYEAVNWTFDKNFYMGYEIEKLTFSQADPEGIEYPKNIIKIDLTLTCKKYGSYHSTRYVECYNFVSDSDFDKIYDDSSPENPEATPDTTPEVTPDTTPEISPEVTSTPEPWNKKFSDYTDDENDLVQAIHKYFNGSYQEIPVKVGVDESDNRTSTIYAWISESGKNSYVAIYHDGVDMDKQELQTWGESLAAVGNHTKVIGISGPVMEDTDDGNQLLDALGGDFAKKYKKPELYFDTERKKLMAVKYGDHKGNEEQWGYFNGYTAEDVSRITGSS
- a CDS encoding RluA family pseudouridine synthase is translated as MEKKLRGRVSEEGLLYDFLSGNLGLTKREISQAKFRTDGVCVNGRRARVTAMLQAGDVVEVKLEEAETQSGHLVPYAGKPDILYEDEDILLVNKPAGVVVHPSHGHYSDSLANMLVQYFMEKGEQVKIRSVGRLDKETSGIVVFAKNQAAAGRLARQRELGQFKKEYFALVHGVPEQRTGSIRTGIAGVPGSLMKMMVTETGKHAVTHYAVQETFGGFSAVRVLLETGRTHQIRVHMASIGHALLGDKIYGAECGGIERAALHAYRVKLMQPFSGEEIRIKAEMPEDMRKKMNQNVAK